A portion of the bacterium genome contains these proteins:
- a CDS encoding pirin-like C-terminal cupin domain-containing protein: SPGRSFIPFTYLDVRLDPGAIFSQPVPKDQNGFIYVIEGKAKTGNTMEPSYVKAGYLGVLGEGDSIEVRNNEKDPLHFLFAAAQKINEPVARGGPFVMNTVGELKQAFYDYQTGNLGK; encoded by the coding sequence AAAGCCCGGGACGGTCCTTCATTCCCTTCACCTATTTGGATGTTCGCTTGGATCCGGGGGCGATCTTTTCCCAACCCGTCCCGAAGGATCAGAACGGTTTCATCTATGTCATTGAAGGAAAAGCAAAGACCGGAAACACCATGGAACCTTCTTATGTAAAGGCGGGTTATTTGGGGGTGTTGGGGGAAGGTGATTCGATCGAAGTGCGGAACAATGAAAAAGACCCGCTTCACTTCCTTTTTGCCGCGGCCCAAAAGATCAATGAGCCGGTGGCCCGGGGCGGGCCTTTCGTGATGAACACCGTCGGAGAGCTCAAACAGGCCTTCTACGATTACCAGACCGGGAACCTGGGGAAATAA
- a CDS encoding Crp/Fnr family transcriptional regulator — protein MQPIKPSIPGRPFGTPRAFLATLDIFKQVPQGILPEIERKMVERRFAKGDSIFLEGDPAQNVWFVKEGHAKALVHTATGRDLALCMMGPHSLFGTCCCFGGGEYPCHAVAETDLTVVSFPMKDFQDLMGRFPEMAKAVVMELSKRLRHSKDMHTFDQESVEKRILHVLADLVSEFGNTIPLTRREIAEMTGTTVETCIRTFSALEKEGLVAGARGKITVRDPQALARRLEKA, from the coding sequence ATGCAACCCATCAAGCCATCCATTCCGGGCAGGCCGTTCGGGACACCGCGGGCATTCCTCGCGACCTTGGACATTTTCAAGCAGGTCCCCCAGGGGATCCTTCCCGAGATCGAACGAAAAATGGTGGAACGCAGGTTCGCGAAAGGTGATTCCATCTTCCTGGAGGGGGATCCGGCGCAGAACGTCTGGTTCGTCAAGGAGGGCCATGCCAAGGCGCTGGTCCACACCGCGACGGGACGGGACCTGGCGCTCTGCATGATGGGCCCCCATAGTCTCTTCGGGACCTGTTGTTGTTTCGGGGGAGGGGAATACCCCTGCCACGCGGTGGCGGAAACGGACCTGACGGTGGTCTCCTTCCCCATGAAGGATTTCCAGGACCTCATGGGACGGTTCCCCGAGATGGCCAAGGCGGTGGTGATGGAACTTTCCAAGCGGTTGCGGCATTCCAAGGACATGCATACGTTCGACCAGGAAAGCGTGGAGAAGAGGATCCTCCATGTCCTGGCGGACTTGGTGTCGGAATTCGGCAATACGATCCCCCTGACCCGGCGGGAGATCGCGGAGATGACGGGCACGACGGTGGAGACCTGCATCCGGACCTTCTCGGCCCTGGAAAAAGAGGGGCTGGTCGCCGGGGCCCGCGGCAAGATCACCGTCCGTGATCCTCAAGCCTTGGCGCGCCGGTTGGAGAAGGCCTGA